From Etheostoma cragini isolate CJK2018 chromosome 14, CSU_Ecrag_1.0, whole genome shotgun sequence, the proteins below share one genomic window:
- the ppt2b gene encoding lysosomal thioesterase PPT2 has translation MMKGSHSALSSRRRRSSGAPGLLYPLLGACLWAAVVGYKPVIIVHGLFDSSGDFINLQRFINESHPGTNVTVIDLFDRSASLQPMWKQVEGFKAAIYPIMQNAEDGVHFICYSQGGLVCRGILSTLSDHNVQSFISLSSPQAGQYGDTDYLRYLFPQFVKSNLFHLCYTSIGQRISICNYWNDPHHRDLYVNSSDYLALLNSERPNPNSTEWKKNFLKIKKLVLVGGPDDGVITPWQSSQFGFFDDNETVVEMQNQELYLRDVFGLKTLAARGDLIICSVPGVQHVYWHSNETVFHTCMEKWLV, from the exons atgatGAAGGGCTCCCATTCTGCTTTGTCAAgccggaggaggaggagcagcggGGCGCCCGGGCTCCTGTATCCGCTGCTCGGTGCGTGTCTCTGGGCTGCGGTGGTCGGGTACAAGCCGGTGATCATAGTACACGGTTTGTTCGACAGCTCAGGGGATTTTATAAATTTACAGCGGTTCATTAACGAG TCTCATCCTGGAACAAATGTAACAGTCATCGACTTGTTTGACAGAAGTGCCAGCCTGCAGCCCATGTGGAAGCAGGTGGAAGGATTCAAGGCAGCTATTTACCCAATAATGCAAAACGCAGAAGACGGGGTGCACTTTATCTGCTACTCTCAAG GTGGGCTAGTTTGCAGAGGAATCCTCTCCACTCTCTCTGATCACAACGTCCAATCTTTTATCTCGCTGTCCTCACCTCAGGCCGGCCAATATGGAG acACAGACTACTTGAGATACCTCTTCCCACAGTTTGTGAAGTCCAACCTTTTCCACCTCTGCTACACGTCAATAGGTCAGAGGATCTCCATCTGCAACTACTGGAATG ACCCCCACCACAGAGACCTGTATGTGAACAGCAGTGATTATTTGGCTCTGCTCAACAGTGAAAGACCCAATCCAAATTCAACAG AGTGGAAGAAGAACTTCCTCAAAATCAAAAAGCTGGTGTTGGTCGGAGGACCTGACGATGGAGTCATCACTCCCTGGCAGTCAAG TCAGTTCGGATTTTTTGACGACAACGAGACTGTCGTTGAGATGCAGAACCAAGAA ttgtATTTAAGAGATGTTTTCGGTCTGAAGACGCTGGCGGCTCGTGGAGATCTGATCATCTGTTCTGTTCCTGGCGTCCAACATGTGTATTGGCACTCGAATGAGACTGTGTTTCACACGTGCATGGAGAAGTGGCTGGTGTAG
- the rps5 gene encoding 40S ribosomal protein S5, with the protein MTEWETAPAVAESPEIKLFGKWSTDDVQINDISLQDYIAVKEKYAKYLPHSGGRYAAKRFRKAQCPIVERLTNSMMMHGRNNGKKLMTVRIVKHAFEIIHLLTGENPLQVLVNAIINSGPREDSTRIGRAGTVRRQAVDVSPLRRVNQAIWLLCTGAREAAFRNIKTIAECLADELINAAKGSSNSYAIKKKDELERVAKSNR; encoded by the exons A TGACTGAGTGGGAGACTGCCCCAGCTGTGGCCGAGTCCCCGGAGATCAAACTCTTTGGGAAGTGGAGCACCGACGATGTCCAGATCAATGACATCTCCCTGCAG GATTACATTGCTGTGAAAGAGAAGTACGCAAAGTACCTGCCACACTCTGGAGGACGTTATGCTGCCAAACGTTTCCGTAAGGCCCAGTGCCCCATCGTGGAGCGTCTGACCAACTCCATGATGATGCACGGCCGCAACAATGGCAAGAAGCTGATGACTGTGCGCATTGTCAAGCACGCCTTTGAGATCATCCACCTTCTGACAGGAGAG AATCCCCTCCAGGTCTTGGTGAACGCCATCATCAACAGTGGACCCCGTGAGGACTCCACCCGTATCGGCCGTGCTGGTACCGTCAGGAGGCAGGCAGTGGATGTGTCGCCCCTCCGCAGAGTCAACCAG GCCATCTGGCTGCTGTGCACAGGAGCAAGAGAAGCTGCTTTCAGGAACATCAAGACCATTGCTGAGTGCCTGGCTGATGAGCTGATCAATGCAGCTAAG GGTTCATCTAACTCTTATGCCATCAAGAAGAAGGATGAGTTGGAGAGAGTTGCTAAGTCCAACCGTTAA
- the ddah2 gene encoding N(G),N(G)-dimethylarginine dimethylaminohydrolase 2 — MANMCPYGRFTHAVVWGIPETFGKAVGDGGENGETTVDLAKAQRQFGCLTGALRQKVGLQLIEIPPDPDLAESWRIEDVAVIQGDTALITRPFKQQRRSEAEAVRRVVSELNLTVVEMGAEEGDSGGATLEGSDILFTGREFFVGISSHTNRRGAEVLADTFRDFAVSTVPVCGGARLRNICSMGGPDTIIISNSDGAKKTLRMMEQLTDHHYEVLTVPEESAANCIYIKGPSKLDFLLHRPAEECPDSVSAFQKLQDYTLLPTACSEASKLGASLSSLCLLINRKHTYF, encoded by the exons ATGGCAAACATGTGCCCGTACGGCCGCTTTACCCACGCCGTGGTGTGGGGCATCCCAGAAACCTTTGGGAAAGCAGTGGGAGATGGTGGAGAGAATGGGGAGACCACTGTGGACCTGGCCAAAGCTCAGCGTCAGTTTGGTTGCCTGACAGGAGCCCTAAGGCAGAAGGTGGGCCTGCAGCTGATCGAGATCCCCCCTGACCCCGACCTGGCAGAGAGCTGGAGGATAGAGGATGTGGCAGTCATCCAGGGTGACACGGCACTCATCACCAGGCCCTTCAAACAGCAGAGACGCAGTGAG GCGGAGGCAGTGAGGAGGGTGGTGTCAGAGCTGAACCTGACTGTGGTGGAGATGGGGGCTGAGGAGGGGGACTCTGGAGGGGCCACGCTGGAGGGCAGCGATATCCTCTTCACAGGGAGGGAGTTCTTTGTCGGCATCTCCTCCCACACCAATCGCAGAGGGGCTGAAGTGCTGGCAGACACTTTCAGG GACTTTGCTGTTTCCACTGTCCCCGTCTGTGGCGGAGCCCGTTTGAGAAACATCTGCTCCATGGGCGGTCCAGACACAATCATCATCAGCAACAGTGATGGCGCCAAGAAGACACTCAGG ATGATGGAACAGCTGACGGATCACCACTATGAAGTGCTTACTGTTCCAGAGGAATCGGCAGCAAACTGCATCTATATCAAAGGTCCGTCTAAACTGGACTTCCTGCTCCACCGGCCTGCAGAGGAATGTCCTGACAGCGTCTCT GCCTTCCAGAAGCTTCAAGATTACACCCTCCTGCCTACAGCCTGTAGCGAGGCCTCAAAACTGGGAGCGTCCCTGTCCTCGCTCTGCCTCCTCATCAACAGAAAGCACACATATTTCTGA